The sequence below is a genomic window from Carassius auratus strain Wakin unplaced genomic scaffold, ASM336829v1 scaf_tig00004693, whole genome shotgun sequence.
AGTGTATATTGATAACAGTCTTTTTTGCTCTGTTATGCAAGTTAGACTTAATTAATACCACATAGAGGAGGAGATTCTTTCTGGACAAGTCTGACATATTTACCACGAGAGACGTCTAGATATAAGGCGCTCTGGAGTCTAACACTACCTGCCAGATGTGTTAGGATTTTTTTCTGAGGCAGCAGTTCATATCAACGGCAGAAGCAATTACTAGAGGTTATCACAGTATCAGCTGCAGACCGGCACAGATTTGGATTTCCTCCCTTTCAGGCTCCTTTggaatctatttaaatataaagattCCAGAATaatatgtaaagaaaaaaaaattgtttacatctGAGAAGGTTAAGGTGTGATTTTAATAAGTTTTATTAGCGTTGATGGCTTTGCATTTACCACATGTCACGTCTGTCTATCTGTTGCCATCCCCAGAATGCATTGCCACATCATGCAGTAACAAGATCTAAATAAAATCCAGATGTACTCCACCAATTGGTCTAATTCTTTCAAGCCTCAATATTTCACATTACATATATTAATCATCTGAGGCATGTCACAGATTTCTGCAGTGATAACAACAATCCCTCCCTTCAAACGACAGCGGACTCATCCAAGCAAACCAGTGGGGGCTTATCAAAACAATGCTGCAAAAGGGAGGGAGACAGACATTTCCCAGGCTGTTGCACTCAAGTGACAAAACATTAAGTGCCTCCACCTTTAGTTGATGAAACTGCCGGTTTCGGTTATCCGATTCAAAGAAACTAATCACAAGCTTTAAAAGTCAATTCAGagggtttattaaataaacattaagaaaGGTCATACAAAAATATTCTATTAATATCCTTATAATAGCACATGAACTACACCCTTGAATGTATGGCTGATAAGTATAAGTAATTATATTATCTATACAAGACAACAGGTGTAGACCTGCTGAGGTTTCAGTTTGTTGCATTAGTTTGCCAAATAATCTGTTACTGTTGAACAGAAACATTTCCACATGCAAAAACGATCAGTTTTCACACAATAACTCTCAACTTGATGCAGTTATTTATCTTCAAAAGCAGAATCTAAGACATTGTCCCTGCCGTTCATGATGAGCCCTTCTCTTGTCCTCAGGCTGGAAGCCTCTCTCCAGGGTCCTGAAGCATGGGCTGTAGGCCTAGATCTGGTCCAGGGCATGGGGCCAAACACATCAACAAGCCAGTGCCCTCCCTCTAGGGCCCCACGATCAGTCCTCCTCTGAGGAAAGCTGGGCCCCATCATCATGCTCCTCTCTGTAGGCTGTCAGTGGGCCTCCTTTTGGGTTGTAACTCTCCGTCTTAAAACTCAGACCATCTGCCAGCTTCTGGGCAGCTTGTTTGGCCTGCAACTCCTGAAATGAAAAGTATACGCAATTACATGAATGTACTACATGAATAATGAATACAGAATGGGGTAGAAATATCCACACACCAACataaagtgcattacaataatgtATTCTTGAACTGATAAAGTATGAATAGCTTTTTCAAGGTCAAAGCGATTCAAAAATTGTTTGAACTTGGCCAAAAgacataactgaaaaaaaaatagctttaacCACGCTGTCAATTTCTTTATCAAATTTCAGGCTACTATCAAAAGtcacaccaagatttctgacagtTGGTCTAAGCTCTGAAGTCAACACATCAAAGTCGAAGTTACAGACtctccaaataaaatatattcagccTTTTCTTCATTGAGATGAAGGAAATGTTGCTCTAACCATAGTTTCATGTCATAAATGCAATCAATTAGCAGCCCAGCTACGTCAGCATTTTTGGTCTTATAGGCAAATAAATTTGCAAATCATCAGCATAGCATTGAAAAGCTATATTATGCCTGGGTATAATAGACCCAAGAGGCATCATGTATAGTGAAAAAAGAATAGGGAGGATGCAAGAGAGAGAAGTGGTGGAGGGGAACGTGTCCCCAATCACTACAGATAAGGTTCTATTGGTCAGATATGATGAGAACCACTGAAGTGTGGTACCCCGATTATCAAAAAAAGTGATTAAGTCGAGACAGAAGGACTAAATGGTTCACTGTTTTTAAAGGCTCCCATGAGATCAAGCAGCACTAGAATAACAGGGCACTTGGCATCAACAAACCGAGCAATATTATTGTGCACTTTTAACAGTGCAGAATCAGTGCTATGTCGCAATCAGAATCCAGACTGGAATTTctcaaaaataaagttattttcttaaaaagaatGCAATTGTATTAAAACCACTCTCTCAAAATAGTTTTTTCACTTTGGTCATTCAAGTTTCTTCTCAGTTTCTCTGAGTCTGCTATGAGCAAGACATCTTCAGCCTACCAGGTGTCTTCTTGTCTGCTCCTGCAGAAGGTCAGCCGACTCCTCTAATGACAGCAGCTGGGCAGGAGTGTGGTGCAGGGGTGGAAACCTAGCCGCAGTGATGTCATCCAGGTGTTTTAGGTCTCTTTGTCTTCTGGCCTCTGCAGTAAGTGGTGTGATGCTGCCAGAGGCCTGACTAGGTGATGAAGACTCAGATTTTACAGCTAacctaaataaaacacaaacagtttTATCCAACCTGACtttcaacctcatgtcgttccaaccctttttttttttttactttgatccatctccaaaacaaaaattaaaatatttttaatataacttgaGAGGTTTCTGAACCACCATTAAAAGTCCAGGTAATCCACGTGCTTTAAAGAGATATAATCACTTTATAGGAACAGATTAAATTGGGCTTTTATACACATATAAACGCATATATAGAGCACATCACACTTGGTAAACATGTAAGCTTGTGTATGCGTCACGTGGTAAGAACAAACCTCATTGATTCTTGTCTTACATATTTGAGCctttatgttttccatatgtaatGTGCTCTATGTGTATCAATCATTGTTTAGATGGAAATAAAAACCTATGAAGCAATCTTAGCTCTTTGCAAGACTTGGATTTAACCACTTGATTAATTCAGATTCATTTTACGGTGCtgctttaagaccatttttgatcTTATAACGATgaccaaaattaaatttttgtgggaactgtccctttaatgttttatgtttcagcttattttcaaaacaaatgaaaaacagagCCATGCAATGACAGTGTAGTTTCCACTCACTGGTTTGGTTTGAATCTGGGCTTCCTCATATTCACAGTTTTCTCTGTCTTCTCCAGAACTTCGATGTAATGTGGTTTCTTCTGTTGCTTACTAGGAAGCAAGGTTTTAATGGTGTCTTGGATGGAGTCATTGTTACTTTCATCAAGAGTTACTTGTCCAAATGCCACCACAAGCTCTTTCATCGGTGAGGCTGCTGCATTCCCACCGGCTGTTTCTAGTGTTTCAGCATCCTCCGGCTGGGATGTCAAAGACTCCGCTTGGCCCAACAAACCaccattttcttttatgttagCCGCATCGATATTGACATTGGCTTTGTTTCTGTCGTGGGATGGGATAATCATGTCCAAATTGGAGTCTAAATGTGTCTCTGTGCTTCGCTTGGCAAGGGCATGCTGATACTTACTCTGAAACTCCATCCGGAGAGAGATTAAACTTGCTTgttttctctcctcctcctccagatGTCCAAGTGCAAGGTGTACTTTCTCAACAAAGCCGGCAATCTTCTTTCCCTTATCTCGAAGGGTCTGAATAAATCTCCTGAAGAGATTTTAAAAGTAcagataatatttaattatatttatttaaacagcattttatacagtacagaatGTTTCACAGTAATAAACGGGATAATAACAGTGACCAGTTGCACACAAGTGATTAATCACTTCAACAAAGCAACAATTTCATTTATATCACTGGATCTTGGATCAGTTATAAATTGTCCCAGCTGTGTGGCACTGATGGGATGCACTGATCTTTTATTTAACGTTACTCGACTAATAATAAGGTTCCTATGGAAGGATCCAGAATATTTAATCAGCATAGTAATCAAGCCAGTAATCTTAAATCCTGATTTATCTAAACACACATTATTAATGATATATATTCaggctaaaataaaatgaaacaaaatgggaAAAAGTAGTGGGGGGAATCACTAACTTATTAGACAGTAACTTTTCTTGTCTTGACAGCATCTCCAAGAGCTGGTCTTTACTCTTGCTGCCCAGATCACCCACTTCCCCTTGGCGCGCCGCCCACGGCGCAGACATGATCAGATCTGTGAAGAATAAGACACCCAGTAAAAATCTCCCACTGACACGTTCACTTTACACGTCCTCGTGTGAGAGTGGACATCAGATATTCGCTTATTTCGTCATGTGTCAAAATAAGTAGGGGCAATGAAGTAAGCGACGATAATACACCGGATATTTCACattcattacaaaataaaagaccagTGTTTCCGCTAGTGGGCACTCATGCATTGACGTACATCCGAGTAAACGACTCGGAGGGAAGTTAACGAGTGAAGGGCATAACAAAAGTGAGCTGGAACCATAGACTGGAATTCTTAGTTTTGTTTTGATGTGTAATCATAATATAGATAATTCCAGCTAAGTTATCTGCCTTCCACAAACAAGTCCTCCTATCTTGGTCACTAATTTGCATCTAATTTGCACTAATTGCATCCCTATTTCATCTGGAATAATATAAACATTCTTTACAAACGTGAATCTATTTTCTTTGAGAACTGGTTTGACAACCATATTAAATTTATTAGTcagatatatataataaagaaggCACACTCTTTTCTTATAATGAACTCCTTTCTTATTGTAAAATTGCAATTACTCAAAATTATTTGCAATTGTTATTGGTCCGGTCCCTTCAGGTTCATATTTAAAGGTATTGATATAGACCATTGTCCTGATTCAGTGTCTTACTGAACTTATATTGGTAAAATTTGTTTTTCAGTAAGTCCCAAAAACACTGATAGTGCTATCAGTATCTTATGATAAGGTACAGTAACAATTTATCTTTGGAAAAGAGTATGTATTGTCTCATTTGGTCTCTTTATTGATCGGAAAATTTATTTGCTGGAGTAAAGTGTGGTTTTTACCACAGCAATAACATCTCCGAAATAAgattaaagaagtttcttataaGCTTATTCATAGGATTTATCCAGCAAatcattatttacaatttttttcaaaaaggaataaaagtaaaatgttttttttttttttttttttgtaatgaatacTGCCTTGCACTTATCTTGGCACTGTACAAACTCATCTACACTATGGAGTAAGGTCAAAAAAATGTATagcgaaaatatatatattaagaccttttttaagacctcctttttttaagagtttaaaaCCTTCTTCACTTCTTTGGGGAAATGTACTCTTTGGCACTACTGACTATCATGACCAAGAGGAACAGTACTTTACTTAATTAATTTACCTTTTCTATTGACCAAATTTAATATTCATAGGTGTAAATTTAACAATAAACCCCCCAAATGTATGGTTTTGTTGactgaaatatgtaaatataagcactttaaaagtttgtaaactttacaatatatttatctgagtttataaatatgtacatgtatttatatcttgtatttttgtttaaaaatcttaCAGGCCTAATTTGttgaaaaactgtttttgtttgttgtaatttgtccttctttcttttttttcttctcttattTTAATGTGGTTTTCTTGATAACATTGTGTGTTATtgttccttgaaaaaaaaaatatcaggaaTGCAGCCAAAGAAAGAACCACCATCGCACTGGCGTCCCCTGCTGGTCAAGTACATGTAACTTACTCCACTATAAAGGTTCAATATAAACCTAGGAATGGACTATATATTttgactaaaatttaaataaataatatcataatatttcataaagtgtggaagaatttaaaaatattcaaatgctactggaatacaaaaatacattaaaaaaataagaaaataaaatgaggATCGTATAGCACATGTAACATTACATGCACAAAGAacatgcaaaatacacacacacacacatacacacacacacacacacacacacacgcacacatatatatattgacGTACATCCGAGTAAACGACACGGAGGGAATTTAGCGAGTGAAGGGCATAAAAAAGTGAACTGGAACCATTGACTAAAATTAtggaatatatataattaagcatATACAAAAGTAAATACACGCATATACAAAATACTCAAATTTGCACATGCCGCAGATTCCCTATTTCTTGTATTCCACCAGCTCTGAGGTATTTCCATCAGTAAGGTTCCTTTACTTTCTGATATTTCTGAGAACAAGGAGTTCGATTATGTCTTAAACTTCATTTGTATGATGGGTACCATATCCACAAAGCTAGATACCTTACATTTAAATCCAGCTGCAGTATATTTGCTTTTgatctacatttattattat
It includes:
- the LOC113070609 gene encoding DNA-directed RNA polymerase II subunit GRINL1A-like, whose protein sequence is MSAPWAARQGEVGDLGSKSKDQLLEMLSRQEKLLSNKRFIQTLRDKGKKIAGFVEKVHLALGHLEEEERKQASLISLRMEFQSKYQHALAKRSTETHLDSNLDMIIPSHDRNKANVNIDAANIKENGGLLGQAESLTSQPEDAETLETAGGNAAASPMKELVVAFGQVTLDESNNDSIQDTIKTLLPSKQQKKPHYIEVLEKTEKTVNMRKPRFKPNQLAVKSESSSPSQASGSITPLTAEARRQRDLKHLDDITAARFPPLHHTPAQLLSLEESADLLQEQTRRHLELQAKQAAQKLADGLSFKTESYNPKGGPLTAYREEHDDGAQLSSEED